One window of Helicobacter sp. MIT 99-5507 genomic DNA carries:
- a CDS encoding DUF507 family protein produces the protein MRLKVSHIRYIADKIARDLVNANYVEILTNDKDIIKIASKYLEDNINKELAIEEKAKHFVDENIDMIESNGVDDRRFFSMVKKKFADDESFILSWDDRYSNLSHKIMDELIDTSVINFSVSEMMIKNLIFKSINTYAKSYRDIEENVIERIKNYKKKLLVGTEEYDLVFEKMYEEELKKQGFL, from the coding sequence ATGAGGTTAAAAGTATCACACATACGGTATATTGCTGATAAAATTGCAAGAGATTTAGTAAATGCTAATTATGTTGAGATTCTAACAAATGACAAAGATATTATTAAAATAGCAAGTAAATATTTAGAAGATAATATCAATAAAGAATTAGCTATCGAAGAAAAAGCTAAGCATTTTGTTGATGAAAATATAGATATGATAGAGAGTAATGGTGTAGATGATAGGAGATTTTTCTCTATGGTTAAGAAAAAATTTGCTGATGATGAATCTTTTATCTTATCTTGGGATGATAGGTATAGCAATTTATCACATAAGATAATGGATGAACTCATTGATACAAGCGTTATTAATTTTAGCGTATCTGAGATGATGATTAAAAATCTTATATTTAAATCAATAAATACTTATGCTAAATCATATAGAGATATAGAAGAAAATGTTATAGAGAGAATTAAAAATTACAAAAAGAAGCTTTTAGTTGGTACAGAGGAATATGATTTGGTATTTGAGAAAATGTATGAAGAAGAACTAAAAAAACAGGGATTTTTGTGA
- a CDS encoding alanine--glyoxylate aminotransferase family protein yields the protein MLLFTPGPTPIPESIRQAMAIPTLHHRTKEFESYFEFCRIKLIELMNMQDVLMLASSGSGAMEASIRTFCKKPLCINSGKFGERFVKIAKVYNMPFVEILNDWDTAPNSDEIANILKQDNEIDSICIQMCESAGGLRHNVESIAKVAKEINKDIVIIVDAITALGVEEIDTTNIDVLIGGSQKAFMLPPGMAIIGLSGLALDLIDKNDIGFYFNLKTELKNQRKNTTAWTSPTTIIIGLAKYFEIANIKDIYKETKQRAIATRESLKSLNLKIYPKNPALAMTTIYNEDSLKIRKILKEKYYVNIAGGQDKLKDSIFRINHMGIIPINEALWVVNAIELTLNDLNIRKFDGNASKVFLENYFKQG from the coding sequence ATGTTATTATTTACACCAGGACCGACACCAATACCAGAATCTATTCGTCAAGCTATGGCTATTCCTACACTTCATCATAGAACAAAAGAGTTTGAGAGTTATTTTGAATTTTGTAGAATAAAATTAATAGAATTAATGAATATGCAAGATGTATTAATGCTTGCTTCAAGTGGTAGTGGTGCTATGGAAGCAAGCATTAGGACTTTTTGCAAAAAACCATTATGTATTAATAGTGGTAAGTTTGGTGAGAGATTTGTAAAGATCGCTAAAGTTTATAATATGCCATTTGTAGAGATTCTAAATGATTGGGATACTGCTCCAAATAGTGATGAAATTGCTAATATTCTAAAACAAGATAATGAAATAGATTCTATTTGTATTCAAATGTGTGAGAGTGCTGGTGGTTTGCGTCATAATGTAGAATCTATAGCAAAAGTGGCAAAAGAGATTAATAAAGATATAGTAATTATAGTTGATGCTATAACCGCCCTTGGCGTAGAAGAAATTGATACTACAAATATAGATGTTTTAATAGGTGGTTCTCAAAAGGCTTTTATGCTTCCTCCTGGTATGGCTATTATTGGATTATCAGGTTTAGCACTTGATTTGATTGATAAAAATGATATTGGATTTTATTTCAATCTAAAAACTGAGTTAAAAAATCAGAGAAAAAATACGACTGCTTGGACATCACCTACGACAATCATAATAGGACTTGCAAAATATTTTGAGATAGCAAATATAAAAGATATTTATAAAGAGACAAAACAAAGAGCTATTGCAACACGAGAATCTCTAAAATCTCTAAATCTAAAAATATATCCAAAAAATCCAGCTTTAGCGATGACTACGATTTATAATGAAGATTCTCTAAAGATTAGAAAAATATTAAAAGAGAAATATTATGTAAATATTGCAGGTGGGCAGGATAAGTTAAAAGATAGTATTTTTAGAATAAATCATATGGGAATTATTCCAATCAATGAAGCTTTGTGGGTTGTAAATGCTATAGAGCTAACACTAAATGATCTTAATATAAGAAAATTTGATGGAAATGCAAGTAAAGTATTTTTAGAAAATTATTTCAAGCAAGGCTGA